From Streptomyces sp. 6-11-2, one genomic window encodes:
- a CDS encoding YbjN domain-containing protein: MSIDPSSIPNFGGQPEPQPQGAAGPVVPDQDLVKQLLDQMELKYVVDDEGDLAAPWEQFRTYFMFRGEGDQQVFSVRTFYDRPHKIDEKPQLLESIDDWNRRTLWPKVYSHTHDDGTVRLIGEAQMLIGMGVSLEHFVSSTVSWVRAAIEFDRWLVEQLGLEQDVNEADQPGDDDEE, from the coding sequence GTGAGCATCGACCCGTCCTCGATTCCGAACTTCGGGGGCCAGCCCGAGCCGCAGCCCCAGGGAGCGGCGGGCCCCGTCGTCCCGGATCAGGACCTCGTGAAGCAGCTCCTGGACCAGATGGAGCTCAAGTACGTCGTCGACGACGAGGGCGACCTCGCGGCGCCGTGGGAGCAGTTCCGTACGTACTTCATGTTCCGCGGAGAGGGCGACCAGCAGGTCTTCTCGGTGCGGACGTTCTACGACCGGCCCCACAAGATCGACGAGAAGCCGCAGCTGCTGGAGTCCATCGACGACTGGAACCGGCGCACCCTGTGGCCCAAGGTGTACAGCCACACCCACGACGACGGCACCGTCCGCCTCATCGGCGAGGCGCAGATGCTGATCGGCATGGGCGTGAGCCTGGAGCACTTCGTCTCCTCGACGGTCAGCTGGGTGCGGGCCGCCATCGAGTTCGACCGGTGGCTCGTCGAGCAGCTCGGCCTCGAGCAGGACGTCAACGAGGCGGACCAGCCCGGGGACGACGACGAGGAGTAG